The Biomphalaria glabrata chromosome 13, xgBioGlab47.1, whole genome shotgun sequence sequence AGGCACAAGCATTTTGATTAAGAAATTAAATGTTATTGAAAAGCTTTTATCTTTCACCAGCCTGGATCCATCCCCCTACCTCTGTGACCGCCTCTACCTCTCTCGCCTCCCCTGCCTCTCTCCCCACCTCGGATCCACCCCCTTGGACCTCTGAAAGCCCCTGGTCTCATTCCTCTGACATTTCGAAAATTTGGCCGTCCCCTGCTTCGCATCTCCCTTCCCCAGTGGGCCCCACCTCTTGGGCCCATTCCTCTGTGAAGACCTGGGCCCTCATCCCAAGGCCTCTTCCTCCCTCGAGGGTCCCCTCCATACTCCTGCTCCATGTACTCATCTTCATAGCCATCGTAATTCTCGTCGTAATTCCCAAAGTCTCCACCGTCCCACGTTTCATCTGGGTACTCTGTTTCCTCATACGTATCCCAGCCTCTATTGTCACGCAGGGGCAGATTACCTCCCCTAGCATGCAAGTTTCCTCGGCCGTGCATAATCCCGCCACCTCGACCCTGCCCATAACTCCTGTGATCATAATCCCCCGTGTCTAACCCTCGTTCGTCAGTGTCCCCGTAGTCCCCTTCCTGATAGTCTGCTTCTACGTTGGGTTGGTTCCTGGGGTCGATGCCCCCTCGTAAATCAGTCATGCTTCTGTTATTGCTTCCTTTCATTCTGTAGTCTTCGTCCTCTGCAGCCACAGGGCCATTGTATACTGGATGGCGATAATCATGATCCATCTCTTCTAGGTTTGGATCTCCCATTGGCGCTGTGGTTAAAACAAATCAGATTTTATTggttatttgtatattttagaTTTAGTACTTTgtgtaattaaaacaaaacaaaaatctactCAAGAATTGAAATAGAATGTAGCTAGATATAAATTGATTCTTTGTGAAACTTAAAATTGTAAATGCTGCATGGCCTGAGCCtttgaaaaaatgaaagacAAGTCGTATCAGTAATTGGCTCAGTTGATTAGCTCAAGCGGGTTGGTTAATTGAAAAGGTCATCAGACAAGATACATGCCCTGCCCTGTATAACTGTCGGTCTAAAAGAAGTACCTCTATACTGATAATATGGAAGCCTTAAATAAACTAGACAAACAACTTAATATTCAACAATGTTACCTAGGTCAAAATTaactaaattttctaaattctaAACTATCAAAACTTACTACAATGGTGATTAAATTATGTCCTAAACTTATGTTCAAAATATCTTTTAAGAACAAAATAGCAAAATTTATGCTTCAATGTAAAGTAATGTCTGGATGTGGAAAATTGACAATAATGGTAATAGGGTTAGCAGTGGTGCCACttcaaatattaattatttccttttttttaaattattcccTGTAAATTCATGGGCAAAACCTGGGTGGGAAATATCTCAAAAATTGCcataacgatttttctagaaatttgatagttaatgtatatctttagaaaaagaattactagccaCATTGGAGAAACTCTAGTACAACagttatattttttactttttcaaactataaaataatttaaatttgactaGAGGACTAGGCTATCTTTATTTTTGCATATTTCCACATGTAGGTCCTAGTCATTAAAGAGTTTAATACATAAAAAgacgttcaggaacattttgtgcTCCATCTTCTGAGTCTAGAtcaatagatctctagatcatTAGGATGTTATAAACTCTAATAAGTTTATACATAAACTTAACCGTGATTTTTTTGTCAGGTTAAAACGttccctttttaaaattctaaaattcattaactataaagagAAAATCATCGCTCTATAAAGCTGTATatattgtcattttaaaaaaagtattttttaatactttacTTGTGTATAGACAAAAAGTAAATTGTTTCAGAGATTGGATCTGGAGTTATAAAATGAATGAACCTGtacatcttttctttttaacctTACATTGTAATATCTTCATCTTCAGCCTTCATGATCTTATTAACCTTAGAGTGCTTAGATCTTTCTTTCGAATGTCTCTTACAGCACAATCAGAAAGTCTGGCAGTCGTTTTGGAGTTTGTTTAAAtgcttatttttaattgatctagagttaatttttttttttaaataattacctTGCCCTTGAAATCTTTCATCTTTATCCATACCTTCagcatcttaaaaaaaaaatttaaaaaatagttttaaaaaaacatctacACATCTAAAAAACAGATCCTTATAAGGCTCTCTTCAAGTCTATTTAATAATGAGGGGTGCAGTATTTCAagtggctatgcagccccaaCTGCGACCAACATAATTTTGTCACACCCAATGttgacataaccattgtccgccggtggtcaatttagattctcttttcacTGTCTATTTATGTCCTCAGCAGTAGAATTTTTATTGGTCTCAAatgtggctgcctggtcatgcggtttgcgcgctggactgtcgttcggacttatcgatggtcccaggttcaaatcctgcccgctcccagccccgtcgtcctgtgggaggtttggactaggaagtaattatcttcaactctgaaggaacatccgaaataagtaaaaaacaacaaatgcccTTGTAAGTGATCTTTAGCTGTCTTATTCTGAAGCCGTCTGCAGCCAGGTACTCTcgtctatgtcagttaaagcaaggtggcgcctaaactggtctttaATGCGTTTCCCTGGCCACCTGATACGCTGACctgaccacctttcagctcacaaaaaaaagactgcctgtGGCATATGTTCGTCCTTCATACAAGATACATGCCCTACCCTGTACAACTGTCAGTctaaaagaagtccctctatactgatAATATGGAAGCCTTAAATAAACTAGACAAACAACTTAATATTCAACAATGTTACCTAGGTCAAAGTTAACTAAATTTCTAAATTCTAAACTATCAAAACTTACTACAATGGTGATTAAATTATGTCATAAACTTATGTTCAAAATATcttttaagataaaataaaaattatatatatatatatatatatataaatatatatatatatatatatatatcttatcttatataatacagacgttacttcaaaaaagaagatggttacgtcctacacgtcatgcatttcaggttagaaaaaaaagatttagagcTTACTCATATTTTGCTGGTTCTGCCCAAAATGTGACCCTGTTTGTCGAATATTCATTTGTGAACCTTCATTGTGTGTTGGATTCTGGTTGTCTTGAGATCTTTGACCCACATTTTGTCCTTGAGACATCTGAGGCCTTAAATGCATTTGACCAGGTCCTTGAGGCATCCTCATTTGACCTTGGTTATTTATCTGACCTGCTGGCTGattgttatttatttgtgaATTAGCAACTTGTTGCCCTATTGCATTGCCAACTTGTTGCCCTAAAGCATTAGCCGCTTGCAAATTACTGTTAATAATACTCATTGTCGTGGCCAGTATCTGCTGGCTAGTTTGGAGATCTGTATTTGCTTGTGTGCTATTTGGGCCCAAAGGTCGGCCTCCTGAACCTGGCCCACTGGGAATGAGCAGCATTTGTCCTGCACGTGGGCCAATAACGGGCTGCCCTGGGGCAATAATCATCCTTGGACCTCCCAACATCAGTGGCCCACCTGGCAGTAGCATGCGGCCACCTTCACTGGCAGCTAGCTGCTGGCGCAGTGTCCCAGCAATGGCAGCTCCAATGACCTGCTGGGCTAAGAGCAAGCTGGACTGAGACGGAGGCATGAACTGAGCCTTCAGTTGCTGCTGTTGCTGTTCCTTCTTCAGCTGTTCCATATCAATCTCTCCTGTCCAAGCTTGTTCAAACATCTTGGGCACAGGTCTGGCGTAAGGCACCTTCTTCTGCGATGCTTTCTCCTCAGCTTTAAGCAGTGCAGCATCTTCCTCCCAATCTAGACCAGGAATCGACGGAAGATCATTCTCTTCTTGTTTTTCATCTGAAACATATTCAAAAGACAGAAAAACGCATATAGTCTATACTATATAGCATATAATGATAAATCAGTGTCCTGAAAAACTGTGTGGAtgtatgatttaatttaatttgtataagTTCGTTGGAATGAATGTGAATTACACAGGAAGTGCTTACGAGAGTATTATGTGTGATggacaatgtttacaatttttaaaaagtttggtgTATCAGAAAAGTATTCGCTATTTTAATTCTCAAAGTTTACTTGAAACTAGACCCAGAACCTGTTTGAGGTGAGcagatttagtttattttatattataggaAAGtagtgtttttaattttattatccatgaggaaatttgtgcattttacataacaaaatattagCATACGAACTATACCTTCACACCAGTTTCACTCATGCATTTCAtgtaattgtatttaatgatttgaatgCAAGGGAAACAGATGAGTTCTTGTGtctgtttatttttgtaatcaAACATCACAtcacatattaaaaatagtaacTGATCATCAAGCTAGAGTAAATATTAACaaacagtaatttttttttttaagaagccAACTTAGTAGCCAACTGcacatttaaatgtttaactctttctctccgtaattatttaccacattctggtggaatcaacgctggtatcgtcagttaggagaaaaGAGTTAAGTCAGTGTCTTCGACTCAGAAGATTAAGGTAAAGGGCTTAAATTCAAATGGCTACTGAGATacaaaactgattttttttttaagtgcatGTTAAATATTCTAATCATCAGTGATATTACCTTTAACCTGTAAGTGTTCAGGCAGTCCATGTTCTAGCCCCATCCCAGGTAGGTTAGGTACTGTAGATTCCTGACCTGAAATTTAGAGTTAATTATTGTTAGTTGTATGTAGGCTACATCTTGTGTTCCTCTTTCATGAGGTAATTGTTGAAAGATTAAAGACAAGACATTCTAGGCGGTAATTTACTACAGATTCTAACAACTATAACTTACTGTATTCTAACAACTATAACTTACTGTATTCTAACAACTATAACTTACTGTATTCTTAACAACTATAACTTACTGTATTCTAACAACTATAACTGTGAAATATAACAACATTCTAGGCTCTAACTTACTGTATTCTAACAACTCCTGTTCCATCATTCCCATCGGTAAAGTATTCAGATTGTATTTGTCTCTCATTTCATCTCCAGGTCGATTTCTTGTCCAAAATTTTCTATTGACAAATATTGAGTAGAATCAATGaagcatttattttaatatacatTCTATCCTATCACTGTAATGTCAATACACATCCTATTTTATCAATGTAAACTAAGCCTAGGGTCTCTATTCTAATTGTTTGATTAAGGAAGCTTATGGTGACTTAAAATCCTATTGTGAAGTAAGCCTACGATACAATcagactttttaaatgtatttatttgataGATGAACACTATCTCTtcttaggtgtgtgtgtgtgtggggggggggggaaataagaATGAGTGTGGATTATGAGACTTCAAGTGCATACAAAAGTTCTATATAACCCCTGAGCAAGATTTCTGTAGCTATGGCAGTGCTGAGATGGTtttaagccattttttttttacttacaaatTTAACTACACAAAGACTTTTGATTTCTATTGAGGTCAAAAGTTAGGCATTAAAATCTGTaatgcataaaataaaaaattccttaCGTTGCATGGTCATTCGACCCAGAAGCTAGGATGTGTCCAAGAGGGTGCCAGGCTACACTCCAGACCATTCCTTCATGAGCTTCCTCCATGGCTCCCACTTCATGATCACATCCAACCATCCAAAACATCAGAGCCCCATCAGCACTGCCACTAACAAACAGCCCTTCATGGATAGGATGCCATCCAATGGCTGTAACATGCATAGTATACATTAGTTGCAGtcaagtaataaataaattcatctttatGCACACAAAATAAAGCTATttagagatttatttttttttaaatatgactGGGTAATTAATTTTGGTATTTTTCATCATGCCGTTTGAACATTACAAAATTTGTATTTTGGTACAATGTAACTAAAACTAATGCAATCAATTTACCAGTTGCCTCCCTTTTGTGCCCTTTGAAGGTCTGTAACTCTTCCTTTAAATTTCTAATATCAAACAGTTTCAATAAATGATCCCTTGAGGCAGTCAACATCCAGTTCCCATTCATGTGCCACTTGAGATCCATCACAGTGTGTTTGTGAGCATGTCTGCAACACAACCAGAATAAGTTAAGTACATCTTGGACTGGGAAGAGTTAAGTACATCTTGGACTGGGAAGAGTTAAGTACATCTTGGACTGGGAAGAGTTAAGTACATCTTGGACTGGGAAGAGTTAAGTACATCTTGGACTGGGAAGAGTTAAGTACATCTTGGACTGGGAAGGAGCTTAGTTACTTGCATACTTCAAACAAGAAGCATCTATATATAATGTCcatcaaactagataatatgAACTAtacagatcttatcttatataatacagatcttatcttatataatacagatcttatcttatataatacagacgttacttcaaaaaagaagatgattacgtcctgcgcgtcatgtatttagtcatgcatattaaccaatgacttaaattcagccaagtcactggttttcctggctagctcaggcaacccattccatgctctaatagcactagggaagaaggagtatttgtacaaatttgtcctagcatatgggacgaggaatgcaACATAAATCTTAGTGTACTACAAACTTAGaaaattctttttcattttccATAAGCATTGAAGCagtttaactatatttttttagatagGTCAGTGTTTCCTTAACTTTTtccttcgcacattctgagtatttagcagaaaactttgcttattttttagtgagattaattcacatggtagcctactagttaattatccaagtagtttgtggaacacctattcagacctaTAGTTCaacagaaaacacttttggaaaTGCTGAGATAGACACTTAGTTGGTCAAgtcttttgaaaacattctaGTCCAGGATATGAAACTGAATCTGCTAATAATTGTATCAAATGTTGAAACTGAAATGTGAGGCCATTGAGCAAACCAAATGACATCTATGTTGTCTTCATTAGTTTTAGTAACCGGTCATCACTTCTCTACTTGGTGTATAGACTTACATAGGcatagtcttatcttatcttatataatacagacgttacttcaaaaaagaagatgattacgtcctatgcgtcatgcatttagtcatgcatattaaccaatgacttaaattctgccaagtcactggttttcctggctagctcaggcaacccattccatgctctaatagtactagggaagaaggagtatttgtacaaatttgtcctagcatatgggacgaggaatgtgcctttatctttgtgtctttcagagtattttattaaattttgtttttgtatttgaagattatggttcagtgttttacgtatgattgctactttacttttgagccttctgtcctgaaggctttctaaatttagtgattttactaaaggtgttactctagtcaaatgtgaatattcgtttgttatgaatctcactgctctattatgtgtctgttccagtttcttaatgttttcttgagttgaggggtcccaaacggaggatgcatattctattattggcctaaccaaggttaaataacagtCTCTGACCTAATGGTTAGGCTATTCCACTTGCCCAATGAAACTAGTGATCAGTGGTTACTTTTCTGCTCTATAGACCTATTGGGTTAAGGTTATTCCATGTGCCCTTGACCTTTGTCATTATAATATTATGAGCCCGGGGgtgtggtagctgagtggtaaagtgcttggctttcaaacctgggatcctgggttcaaatcttggtgaaactgggattttcaattttggaatttttagggccacctgagtccacccaactctaatgggtacctgactttagttagggaaagtaagccaaagaaacagatgactttaacatgatctgtcctatagatcacaaagcctgaaaggggaactttaatatTATAAAGTTTAGCAGATGTTTATATGCTACTTACTCTACCATTTCTGATGATATAATGGTTAATTTGACTTAACTGTTCTTCGGACATAATGGTTACAAACAGAAACTTCAacataacttttattatttacCAGGCTTTTAGATTATTGATTACAAACATGAAGAATAATTTGCAAATCCAAATAATTGCAACATATATAGGCCAGTTGAAAATGTGTTGTAAACAATTCTCCTGCACATATGAAGGAATAGGGAAATTGGAAGATGGTCCTGAGAAATACAGTTGTAATGTAGTATTGAGGttgatattttgggttttggcacaatttaggccatgtcgtgcttAGTATTGAGGTAATCTTTGGTGATGCTAAGAGACTGTTTATTTAGATGTATACAAAACCTACAATGTTGCTAAGCTATTTCCAGTTCTGGGATCCCAAAGCTTGACAGGCTGCTGATTATCTTTACTGCCTGAAGCCAAGAGAGCTTTTTGTGGATGCCAGTCAACACATCGAACATCAGCTCCATGACCTGGTCAAATGatagtttttttgtaaataacttTACATGACACAATTTATACATAGTGACACATATGTAGGGATAACAATATGTATAAATTCTCTCATTTAATTGCAAAACAAAACAGttgtttataagataagataattttattggtccaatcaaatggaaattcagtttgactacaattgaccacctcagcgtaactatgAGTTTCTAAGTAGATTACTAGGTTTCCAGAAtctcaaagtatttttttatatagcattCTTTTCAAAGCATAGCCTCATAAATATACCAATACAATAACGATGTGTCACAAGTATAATAATAAGCTTT is a genomic window containing:
- the LOC106058852 gene encoding pre-mRNA 3' end processing protein WDR33-like, producing MSVVVPQKSMPPPAAGVTVTKNLTASTKFPASTTQTQAPLTQSDPKANLALGTSQSFHRPYQFRPRFPPNKGQDDVSGLMYDGKRMRKAIHRKTVDYNPSVFKYLQNRIWQRDRRDEHQIQPDALYAVDLVPPPALLEHPMNCVTTRFVRTSTNKFRCPIFCLTWTPEGRRLVTGASSGEFTLWNGLTFNFETILQAHETAVRAMRWSHSDGWMVTADHAGYIKYWQSNMNNVKMYQAHKEPIRGISFCPSDTKFASCSDDGTVRIWDFMRCHEERILRGHGADVRCVDWHPQKALLASGSKDNQQPVKLWDPRTGNSLATLHAHKHTVMDLKWHMNGNWMLTASRDHLLKLFDIRNLKEELQTFKGHKREATAIGWHPIHEGLFVSGSADGALMFWMVGCDHEVGAMEEAHEGMVWSVAWHPLGHILASGSNDHATKFWTRNRPGDEMRDKYNLNTLPMGMMEQELLEYSQESTVPNLPGMGLEHGLPEHLQVKDEKQEENDLPSIPGLDWEEDAALLKAEEKASQKKVPYARPVPKMFEQAWTGEIDMEQLKKEQQQQQLKAQFMPPSQSSLLLAQQVIGAAIAGTLRQQLAASEGGRMLLPGGPLMLGGPRMIIAPGQPVIGPRAGQMLLIPSGPGSGGRPLGPNSTQANTDLQTSQQILATTMSIINSNLQAANALGQQVGNAIGQQVANSQINNNQPAGQINNQGQMRMPQGPGQMHLRPQMSQGQNVGQRSQDNQNPTHNEGSQMNIRQTGSHFGQNQQNMNAEGMDKDERFQGQAPMGDPNLEEMDHDYRHPVYNGPVAAEDEDYRMKGSNNRSMTDLRGGIDPRNQPNVEADYQEGDYGDTDERGLDTGDYDHRSYGQGRGGGIMHGRGNLHARGGNLPLRDNRGWDTYEETEYPDETWDGGDFGNYDENYDGYEDEYMEQEYGGDPRGRKRPWDEGPGLHRGMGPRGGAHWGREMRSRGRPNFRNVRGMRPGAFRGPRGWIRGGERGRGGERGRGGHRGRGMDPGW